A single genomic interval of Chitinophaga sp. 180180018-3 harbors:
- the lnt gene encoding apolipoprotein N-acyltransferase, protein MKKPFILLSILSGLLFWLAWPTMPLTPLIFVAFTPLLYISEKVHNRWKYFGLIYLAFLIWNVASTWWVGNTTVPASGVFANTFNALLMSIPWLAYRNTRKRLSEAAAWFALIVYWLTFEYIHQTWELSWPWLVLGHAFAIRPGWIQWYEITGTSGGSLWVLLTNILIYSIWKRARIHEFSWKQVLTRELWKPALLIGLPLLFSAMMVPTVSKGRKTEVVVVQPNIDPYDEKFATGTVMDQLQIFLRLTAEKADSNTRYIIWPETALFPTGAWEHELNYQPEITAIRELLRHYPKAKLITGAATLKHYNNTDDIPATARQMNDGSRWDAYNSALQIDTTPGIQIYHKYELVPGAELVPYVRYFSFLKSVALDFGGITGSYGRVPGVEMFTNPADSANVFPVICYESVFSNYVASRIKQGANLLVIITNDGWWGNTEGHRQHLQYARIRAIETRKWVVRSANTGISAVISPAGEIFQPQPYWQQRVFKATVTLNGGNTFYVRNGDLVSKAALIFCILLLIHAFISRFIPGLKNAEINQ, encoded by the coding sequence TTGAAAAAGCCTTTTATACTACTTAGTATTCTCTCTGGTTTGCTCTTCTGGCTGGCCTGGCCTACCATGCCTTTGACACCGCTGATATTTGTAGCATTTACTCCGTTGTTGTATATCAGTGAGAAAGTACATAACAGGTGGAAGTATTTCGGGCTTATTTATCTGGCGTTTCTGATATGGAATGTGGCCTCTACCTGGTGGGTAGGAAATACAACGGTTCCTGCCAGCGGAGTATTTGCCAATACCTTCAATGCCCTGCTGATGAGCATTCCCTGGCTGGCTTACCGGAATACACGGAAAAGATTGTCTGAAGCAGCCGCCTGGTTTGCATTAATTGTATACTGGCTTACCTTTGAATACATCCATCAAACCTGGGAACTCAGCTGGCCGTGGCTGGTGCTGGGCCACGCATTTGCCATCCGGCCGGGATGGATACAGTGGTACGAGATAACGGGTACCAGCGGTGGCTCGTTGTGGGTTTTACTGACTAACATCCTTATTTACAGCATCTGGAAACGGGCCCGTATACACGAATTTTCATGGAAACAGGTATTAACCCGGGAGCTCTGGAAACCGGCGTTACTGATCGGACTACCACTGCTCTTTTCTGCTATGATGGTCCCTACGGTCAGCAAAGGCAGGAAAACAGAGGTAGTGGTGGTACAACCCAACATAGATCCTTACGACGAGAAATTTGCTACCGGCACCGTGATGGATCAGCTGCAAATATTTCTGAGGCTGACAGCCGAAAAAGCCGACAGCAATACCCGGTATATCATCTGGCCCGAAACAGCCTTGTTTCCGACCGGAGCCTGGGAGCATGAACTGAATTATCAGCCGGAAATAACTGCGATCAGAGAACTGCTCCGCCACTATCCCAAAGCCAAACTGATCACCGGTGCAGCCACCCTCAAGCACTACAACAACACCGACGATATTCCCGCTACCGCGCGGCAAATGAACGACGGCTCCCGCTGGGATGCCTATAACAGTGCACTTCAAATAGATACTACTCCCGGCATACAGATTTATCATAAATATGAACTTGTGCCCGGAGCAGAACTGGTTCCCTATGTGCGCTATTTTTCTTTTCTGAAAAGCGTGGCACTTGATTTTGGCGGCATCACCGGCAGTTATGGCCGGGTACCGGGCGTAGAAATGTTCACCAACCCGGCCGACAGTGCGAATGTTTTCCCGGTTATCTGCTATGAATCTGTTTTCAGTAATTATGTTGCCTCCCGCATCAAACAGGGAGCTAATCTGTTGGTTATTATCACCAACGACGGATGGTGGGGAAATACAGAAGGCCATCGTCAGCATTTGCAGTATGCACGTATCCGTGCCATAGAAACACGGAAATGGGTGGTTCGCAGTGCCAACACCGGTATATCAGCAGTCATAAGCCCGGCAGGAGAAATCTTTCAGCCGCAGCCTTACTGGCAACAAAGAGTTTTCAAAGCAACTGTAACCCTGAACGGGGGAAATACGTTCTATGTCCGGAATGGCGATTTGGTGTCGAAAGCAGCTTTAATATTTTGTATCTTGTTACTGATACATGCTTTTATTTCACGATTTATTCCCGGGTTAAAAAATGCGGAAATCAATCAATGA